The DNA region GGCCGGCGCTGCTGGGCTACGGCCTGGCCTACCTGTTGTTCCTCTGGGTGATGCGCCTGATGGACATGCACCAGCACACCTACGAGGTGGTGATCGGCCTGGACCAGCCGGCCGGCGCTCGCCCCGATGCGGCGTATGAGCAGCGCAACACCTTTTCCAATCCGTTCGGCCATTCGCCGTTGCTCAACCTGCTGGTGCTCAACTTCGGCTACCACAACGCCCACCACGAGAAGCCGACCCTGCCCTGGTACCGCCTGCCGGCGTTGCACCGCGAGCTGTATGGAGCGCAGGACGAGCCGGTACTGCCGGCGCGTCGGCTGCTCGCCAATCTGCACCGGCATCGCGTGGAGCGGGTGCTGAACGTCGACCAGGGCGACCAGGTGGCGGGCCTGCCCCACCGCGAAGGCCCCGGGTTCATCGGTGTCTACGGGGTGTCGTTCCTCACCGCGATCTGAGCCCAACCTCCGTCGGGCGGGCCGCGCCAAGCCTTGGCGAGGGGTTGGCAATTGGAGTAGGGTCTCAACGTTTTTCGCCTGGAGGAGGTGCTCATGCGCAAGTGGCAATGCGTGGTTTGCGGCTTCATCTATGACGAGGCCCTGGGCCTGCCGGACGAGGGCATCGCCCCGGGCACGCGCTGGGAAGACATCCCGCCGGACTGGGTCTGCCCCGACTGTGGCGTGGGCAAGATCGACTTCGAGATGATCGAGATCGCCTGATCCGCGACATCCCCCCGATATTCAGCGACGGCCCCTGGGCCGTCGCGTCGTTTTGCAGCTGAGGAGTGAGAGATGAGTGCACCCGTGGTGATCGTCGGGACCGGCCTGGCCGGCTACAACCTGGCCAAGGAGTTCCGCAAGCTGGACGGCGAGACGCCGCTGTTGCTGATCAGCGCCGACGATGGTCGCTCCTACTCCAAGCCGATGCTGTCCACCGGCTTCGGCAAGAACAAGGACGCCGACGGCCTGGCGATGGCCGAAGCCGGCGCCATGGCCGACCAGCTGAAGGCCGAGATCCGCACCCACACCCGCATCACCGGTATCGACCCGGGCCACCGCCGCCTGTGGATAGGCGAGGAGGCGGTGGAATACCGCGACCTGGTGCTGGCCTGGGGCGCCGAGGTCATCCGCGTGCCGGTGGAGGGCGACGCCGGGGACGCGGTGTTCCCGATCAACGACCTCGAGGACTACGCGCGCTTCCGCAACGCGGCGGCGGGCAAGAAGCGCGTGCTGGTCCTCGGCGCCGGCCTGATCGGCTGCGAATTCGCCAACGACCTGACCCTGGGCGGCTATGAAGTGGAACTGGTGGCGCCCTGCGAGCAGGTGATGCCCGGCCTGCTGCACCCGGCGGCGGCCGCGGCGGTGCAGGCCGGCCTCGAAGGGCTGGGCGTGCGCTTCCACCTCGGCCCGGTGCTGGCCAGCCTCAACCACGCCGATGGTGGGCTGGACGCGCACCTTTCCGACGGCACCCGCATCGCCTGCGACCTGGTGATCTCGGCGGTCGGCCTGCGGCCGCGCACCGCCCTGGCAGCGGCGGCCGGGCTGGACGTC from Pseudomonas tohonis includes:
- a CDS encoding NAD(P)/FAD-dependent oxidoreductase; the encoded protein is MSAPVVIVGTGLAGYNLAKEFRKLDGETPLLLISADDGRSYSKPMLSTGFGKNKDADGLAMAEAGAMADQLKAEIRTHTRITGIDPGHRRLWIGEEAVEYRDLVLAWGAEVIRVPVEGDAGDAVFPINDLEDYARFRNAAAGKKRVLVLGAGLIGCEFANDLTLGGYEVELVAPCEQVMPGLLHPAAAAAVQAGLEGLGVRFHLGPVLASLNHADGGLDAHLSDGTRIACDLVISAVGLRPRTALAAAAGLDVNRGVMVDRHLKTSHANIYALGDCAEVDGINLLYVMPLMACARALAQTLAGNATAVSYGPMPVTVKTPACPLVVSPPPRGLEGAWTVEGAGADIKALCRDTSGRLLGYALTGAAVQEKLALNRELPPLLA
- a CDS encoding rubredoxin, with amino-acid sequence MRKWQCVVCGFIYDEALGLPDEGIAPGTRWEDIPPDWVCPDCGVGKIDFEMIEIA